Below is a genomic region from Amphiura filiformis chromosome 19, Afil_fr2py, whole genome shotgun sequence.
GTCTGGGTGGGTTTGAGTTGGTCATTTGCTCCATGCTagaataaattgaattgaaaatgattacatgatgataatgatgatgctgtCATTATTGCTGTGTTTAATAGTGTGTAGATTTTTGACAGACATAAATAGTTGATTTCATTGAATAAGTCAAATTGATCATTTTCATCATTCTGTTTCAATTGTATGGACAATCTGGAGGTCTTGAggtgtacatgtacaatggaaCAATGATTCATtttaatttgacaatattaattttattataaataaaaatgttcatttataaacatgttatcAATCTATAATGAGGATGGAATAGGGTATTGGATGATGTGGGGAGCCAGTTTTAGTGGATATCACCTGCACCCGAACCATTTAACAGTAAACCCAGAGTAAACCAAATCCTCAGGTCTTTAATCATAACCCTACatttagtccaaatcctaatcctaaGAAGAAAAACTaaacttaatcctaaccctaatgaTAATACTACATGTACTGTACCCCCCCAAATccatatcctaaccctaaccctaatacctAACCCTATCCTGATATCTTAGGGTGGCAGTagatattttgcaattttgccaGTAATTAATAAGgtatgaacatgaaaaaaacTACCCTGATCTACGGGCGGACagactttcaagtagggtcggtcggtcgttcAAACcattttttgtgtgcaaattttCCTCCCAAAGTCTGGGTTGTTCGGGCCTGTggaaacagggtttttttttgttgcctaaccCTGCCAAACATAAAAAActtcaatgtacattgtacaaagcAACTGCAAGTGTAAGTATCTCAGATAATCTGATATCGTCATCGTGCAACATGACATAATAGTTGTGTGTCTAACACCCGAGGGATCTCTGGTTCATAAACCGCACCCAagtagtggcatagatttctttttgggaTTGGGTTTTGCcgttttgaagctaaactgttgaaatatggtggaaaATAGAATAAATTTGTGCAAAGCAtgaaaaaatttgcactttgggggctaaaatggccaaattgaaggttaatttggtcagaaaccaacatacaggagtcaacattgggggatgattgtatggaccatttttCCTTCCCCTACAAAAACATTTGGGGCATTATGGATACATGCTACCCAAAATAAATTGAAAGTTTGAAACTTACTGTCTTTCCACACTGATGACTCTCATTTTGGCTTTGTGTTCTTCTTCCATCATCTGTAGTTTTCTCTTCTGTTCCCTTAACCTCAACTGTGTGATTTCCTGTTCCACATCATGTCTTCCGTCGGTACTATTGGCACCACCACCACAGGGTGTAATCCAAGTCTGGTCTTCTGTACGGATTGGCTCCCCTTCAGAATCAAGGTCCATACTATTGTTATCATTGTTTAGTTCCTGCTGGTAGCTTTCTGTTTCTGCTTGGGTACCGGTACTGAAATTTGAAAAAGACAGATATTTTCTGATGTTAAACCCAATAGTTTGGTAGCATTTTGAGTGTTTTTCCAACATTGAAgatggctttcccttttaaactgagtttttattttttaagtaCTCTCCTCAGTCCACCACTAGCaagttgtttgtttacatcataGTTCACCcagggggggccactcaagtatgatagtgtatgcatgcgtgaccattttttttttaaacacccctaaacaagttttaccctaccagcaaatttaggcccttaataagctaatttaatataaaatttacaccctaatgagttttttggctagtaaaaatgaaaaaatgtaccctttttggacttgtaattaacaaaaattttaaaaggtgcctaaacaagttgttcagtttcagaaaactacccttattcttgaaattcagtgtttttagacccaaaatgaaggtaaaaaGTATGATACTGCCGTAAATTATACAAAGTTTGGCAAGCTTTCGGCCATAGGCCTTTTTCATAGCCATAATAAATTACTAGGAATAAATGTAAAATGTGCTAGATGTTTGCAAGACAAAAACATTTTTCTTACTCAGCTGACAAACTTACAGGTATGAGTCTTCTTCACTTTTAATCATCATGATCACTGAGGTTGGTGTGGTTGGGTTTGAAGATGATCCAATTGTGTCTGTGCAACTGTGATCCACAGATGCAGCTCTTTGGATGCCACCCGATGTTGATTGCACTCCTATCATCGATGTTGGATGCTGTTCAGAATAAAGCACATGTGGGATGATAAATTCTTGAGGGATCAAATCGTGCACCAATTGGGATATTTCACTAGGTTTCTTACGACTCGCGCTACTGGCTCCTCTCCGTTTGGCTTTTTCCCAATCTTTGTATTCATTTCTTGCACTAGTTTTCATGCGGCGCCACATTTCTCGCAGTCGCTGTAGCTCCCGGAATCGTCCATAACGTTGGCAGAATTCATCATGGATTTCTTTCCATGCATTTAGTTTGGCCGTCAGAGAACTATGGGTAACCTGCTTACATTCTACTGACTCTATACGGTCTTGAATTTGATTAAAGAGAAACAGCTTCTCTTCATGTGTCCAGTTTTGTCCTCGTTCTCTTTTATTatcaatggcagccatgttggataTCATACTATAGTCACTGCATTAAGCTAGTTGTACTGCAGCAGACTAATTTGATCAACACAGCTCTGtgctgtgtacatgtacatgtactgtgcaTTGTTAACCACACAACAGCAACCAGTATACTAAACTAGACAGGCTCCCTAGTTCAGTTGACTTAATTAACTACAGTCATGCAGAGTGCACTAAACAGGCTCCCTAGCTTACCTAACTAAATCCCTAAAAGTGTGATACTGATAGCCACAATGCAAACCAACTGGCAGTAAGTGGTTATTTTCGAGTGTAATTATTCACAAATTTTCTGACAAGGGGGACCTTTTGTGTGTGTGCTGGTATTTTGGTAAAATTCATGCCTGGTAAAAACAACAACTTATCATTCAATATTTTAAGTACCgtgattcgtccgagtatagtcccacgctcgagtataatcccacccccatttttcaaaaatttcagaaattgtaaaaatttgattgcattttgaaatcattaatagagtatgacatgaaaacaaagtatcaattttcatattaaaaatacaaaatatcttgaattttttttatttttttttaggtcaaccattaatgatcctagcatctaggtctaggtccagggacactccaaaa
It encodes:
- the LOC140141374 gene encoding uncharacterized protein translates to MISNMAAIDNKRERGQNWTHEEKLFLFNQIQDRIESVECKQVTHSSLTAKLNAWKEIHDEFCQRYGRFRELQRLREMWRRMKTSARNEYKDWEKAKRRGASSASRKKPSEISQLVHDLIPQEFIIPHVLYSEQHPTSMIGVQSTSGGIQRAASVDHSCTDTIGSSSNPTTPTSVIMMIKSEEDSYLTGTQAETESYQQELNNDNNSMDLDSEGEPIRTEDQTWITPCGGGANSTDGRHDVEQEITQLRLREQKRKLQMMEEEHKAKMRVISVERHMEQMTNSNPPRPSSSTTTTAERYRHTWQHPNHTDINQEILKMRQEEHKRKMEVLEEQHAAKMSVLVMERDLVTMKIEAFLKEMKRGETEQDERELNHDASSNHGAQRNTEGTT